From Actinomyces sp. oral taxon 171 str. F0337, one genomic window encodes:
- the ilvD gene encoding dihydroxy-acid dehydratase, with protein sequence MPQYRSATSTHGRNMAGARALWRATGVKDSDFGKPIIAIANSFTQFVPGHVGLRDVGRLVATEIEAAGGLAKEFNTIAVDDGIAMGHDGMLYSLPSRDLIADSVEYMVSAHCADALVCISNCDKITPGMLMAAMRLNIPAIFISGGPMESGKMTAADGTTRKLDLIDAMMDAADPTVTDETISAIERLACPTCGSCSGMFTANSMNCLTEALGLALPMNGTLLATHADRGELFKRVGHQIVEITRAYYEHDDDSVLPRSIATKAAFENAMSLDIAMGGSTNTVLHLLAAAQEAEVDFTMADIDRLSRKVPHLAKVAPSTNLYHIEDVHRAGGIIGILGELDRGGLLETSTTNVLRTTLGDELAAYDVARPGPDGVPGSQVGEEIRTGYLAAPAGVRTTEMFSQASRWESLDTDRAAGCIRDIEHAYSADGGLAVLFGNIAEKGCIVKTAGVDESILTFSGPAVVFESQEDAVAGILGKRVSSGDVVIISHEGPRGGPGMQEMLYPTTYIKSMHLGKECALLTDGRFSGGTSGLSIGHVSPEAAAGGLIGLVRSGDIIDIDIPRRSISVRLSDEEIERRRAEEEARGEDAWTPHVDRPRKVSAALRAYAMLATSADLGAVRDLKRLGVK encoded by the coding sequence ATGCCGCAGTACCGCAGCGCCACCTCCACCCACGGCCGCAACATGGCGGGCGCCCGTGCACTGTGGCGCGCCACCGGCGTCAAGGACTCCGACTTCGGCAAACCGATCATCGCCATCGCGAACTCCTTCACCCAGTTCGTCCCCGGGCACGTGGGCCTGCGCGACGTCGGACGCCTCGTGGCCACCGAGATCGAGGCCGCCGGCGGCCTGGCCAAGGAGTTCAACACCATCGCCGTCGACGACGGCATCGCCATGGGCCACGACGGCATGCTCTACTCGCTGCCCAGCCGCGACCTCATCGCCGACTCCGTGGAGTACATGGTCAGCGCCCACTGCGCCGACGCCCTCGTGTGCATCTCCAACTGCGACAAGATCACCCCGGGCATGCTCATGGCCGCCATGCGCCTCAACATCCCGGCCATCTTCATCTCCGGCGGCCCCATGGAGTCGGGCAAGATGACCGCCGCCGACGGCACCACCCGCAAGCTCGACCTCATCGACGCCATGATGGACGCCGCCGACCCCACGGTCACCGACGAGACCATCAGCGCCATCGAGCGCCTGGCCTGCCCCACCTGCGGCTCCTGCTCGGGCATGTTCACCGCCAACTCCATGAACTGCCTCACCGAGGCCCTCGGCCTGGCCCTGCCCATGAACGGCACGCTGCTGGCCACCCACGCCGACCGCGGCGAGCTCTTCAAGCGCGTCGGCCACCAGATCGTCGAGATCACCCGGGCCTACTACGAGCACGACGACGACTCCGTCCTGCCGCGCTCCATCGCCACCAAGGCCGCCTTCGAGAACGCCATGAGCCTGGACATCGCCATGGGCGGCTCCACCAACACCGTCCTGCACCTGCTGGCCGCCGCCCAGGAGGCCGAGGTCGACTTCACCATGGCCGACATCGACCGGCTCTCGCGCAAGGTCCCCCACCTGGCCAAGGTCGCGCCGTCGACGAACCTCTACCACATCGAGGACGTCCACCGCGCCGGAGGCATCATCGGCATCCTCGGCGAGCTTGACCGCGGCGGACTGCTGGAGACCTCCACCACCAACGTCCTGCGCACCACCCTGGGCGACGAGCTCGCCGCCTATGACGTCGCCCGCCCCGGCCCCGACGGCGTCCCCGGCTCCCAGGTCGGCGAGGAGATCCGCACCGGCTACCTCGCCGCCCCCGCCGGCGTGCGCACCACCGAGATGTTCTCCCAGGCCTCCCGCTGGGAGTCCCTCGACACCGACCGCGCCGCCGGCTGCATCCGCGACATCGAGCACGCCTACTCCGCCGACGGCGGCCTGGCCGTCCTCTTCGGCAACATCGCCGAGAAGGGTTGCATCGTCAAGACCGCCGGCGTCGACGAGTCGATCCTGACCTTCTCCGGACCCGCCGTCGTCTTCGAGTCCCAGGAGGACGCCGTCGCCGGGATCCTCGGCAAGCGGGTGTCATCCGGCGACGTCGTCATCATCAGCCACGAGGGACCGCGCGGCGGCCCCGGCATGCAGGAGATGCTCTACCCGACCACCTACATCAAGTCCATGCACCTGGGTAAGGAGTGCGCCCTGCTCACCGACGGGCGCTTCTCCGGGGGCACCTCCGGCCTGAGCATCGGTCACGTCTCCCCGGAGGCGGCGGCCGGGGGGCTCATCGGCCTGGTGCGCAGCGGCGACATCATCGACATCGACATCCCGCGCCGCTCCATCTCCGTGCGCCTGAGCGATGAGGAGATCGAGCGCCGCCGGGCCGAGGAGGAGGCCCGCGGTGAGGACGCCTGGACCCCGCACGTGGACCGGCCCCGCAAGGTCTCCGCGGCACTGCGCGCCTACGCGATGCTTGCCACCAGCGCCGACCTGGGCGCCGTGCGCGACCTCAAGCGCCTCGGCGTCAAGTAG
- a CDS encoding YjdF family protein — translation MSNTPTPDRQTAVPASISAQFTLYFDGRFWVGVLELHERRPGAASNDQGGTVRAARHVFGAEPTDVELYDFLLSRSCELIDRAAESPAVPASRSAGSSTARRPNPKRAARQAAKETNRARPSTAAQASLAAAREETAARASCDRSRRRRQKADEDWARRRQRAKRRHRGR, via the coding sequence ATGTCAAACACGCCCACCCCCGACAGGCAGACCGCTGTCCCCGCCAGCATCTCGGCCCAGTTCACCCTCTACTTCGACGGCCGCTTCTGGGTCGGTGTTCTTGAGCTCCACGAACGTCGTCCTGGAGCCGCCTCGAATGACCAAGGAGGCACCGTGCGGGCGGCGCGGCACGTCTTCGGGGCCGAGCCTACCGATGTCGAGCTCTACGACTTCCTCCTGTCCCGCAGTTGCGAGCTCATTGACCGCGCCGCAGAGTCGCCTGCGGTTCCGGCATCCCGGTCGGCGGGCTCGTCGACGGCTCGTCGCCCCAACCCCAAGCGTGCCGCCCGACAGGCTGCCAAGGAGACAAATCGAGCGCGCCCATCTACTGCCGCACAGGCTTCCCTGGCCGCTGCCCGTGAGGAGACCGCGGCCCGTGCCTCCTGTGACCGGAGTCGACGTCGTCGCCAGAAGGCGGATGAGGACTGGGCTCGACGTCGTCAGCGGGCCAAGCGCCGTCACCGAGGCCGGTGA